A stretch of the bacterium genome encodes the following:
- a CDS encoding HIT domain-containing protein, translating to MIICPFCSPETQSRTLKEGEFSYVIFSNPRVAPGHLLVIPKRHIEKLIELSEKEKSEILDFLSLFQERILDKLASGTEIRQNFKPYMAESRIHVNHLHFHIIPRELGDEIYEKIDKHRTPLYLDLPKEERERLFKILND from the coding sequence ATGATTATTTGTCCTTTTTGTAGTCCAGAAACCCAAAGCCGGACTTTGAAAGAAGGGGAATTCTCCTACGTGATTTTCAGCAACCCCCGCGTCGCTCCCGGACACCTCCTGGTCATCCCCAAGAGACACATTGAAAAACTCATTGAACTTTCGGAAAAAGAGAAAAGTGAGATTCTAGACTTTTTGTCTCTCTTTCAAGAGAGAATTCTTGATAAATTGGCAAGTGGGACTGAGATACGTCAAAATTTTAAACCTTACATGGCCGAAAGCCGCATCCACGTCAACCACCTTCACTTTCATATCATTCCCAGAGAACTCGGAGATGAGATTTATGAGAAAATCGACAAGCACCGCACACCCCTCTATTTAGATCTACCGAAAGAAGAAAGGGAAAGGCTTTTTAAAATCCTCAACGACTAA
- a CDS encoding oligonucleotide/oligosaccharide-binding fold domain-containing protein — MLGRTDLPIAAHRHKIIEAVKNNQVVIIVGETGSGKTTQTPLYLVGDGFTKIGVTQPRRLAATSVAEYVAGQLGTRVGEDVGYKIRFDDRTAEGTLVKFMTDGILLQEARNDPNFSAYNVLVLDECHERSLNTDFCLGLVKRALVVRPELRVVVMSATIDAEKFSDFFNRAPVLNVEGRMYEVSVNYIDQSFSSNARDKFGYEFLPEGLAALKVAEIHRSGKAGDILVFMTSKAQINRVIELIGRLELSGLVCLPAHGEMSVEEQRRILEPANVRKVIVATNVAETSITIDGVVYVLDSGLINQTNFDPITGIGSLKPRKHSKAGLAQRAGRAGRTQPGVCWRLFREEEFDYQRPDFTEPEIQRTDLSGVVLRMLGLRITRPEDFEFVDNPSWENIQHALEALTDFEAITSERTLTEIGERLLDLPLEPRIGRMILAAEDYGCVEEIVTIAAALSAKEIFFRPQDDKKYEAKESQRKFLHPRSDLLTRLNAIYWYEREGRNRQVAEANFLNSRSLDEIINIRDQLLEVIDRSPIQFSRLGFLENRDRTDEERAVADKICKAIAAGLIQNIAKADWNYAYRMAKRGSVFIHPGSVLFHFGPNLLVCENVVESIGKRGAKTYARNNTAIKPDWIVEIAPHMIRAKSEGDPYWSAQHQAYVVTESLYFRGTAITSREARAQGPEVVARFARDLAGYQNLHPCQEHNRIILRELELINRRSGGVISTPLPTRLETFYLEALGEATSVAETEDKELFLRVSDFVGEQALTRWGSICLDPRSPLWDPSRAEKAVPIVEKLRQRIRELKDEHLEIERELRTDWESWNASQTEITRTRSQLIHLEIQLNETFFEKEIFESLEAIEGKLQNYAHLKERRATRRTEEARREDEAREKARRASEEALAERRVQEAAEKEWETYLANKTRLEEEYRSYHEFGLWCFKLDLKGNPLAFQRDSATYHFDTDNFLAIPDGVSDYWGCVSQEYTISDRPHRKVAILLEVMEEPDHLQVTSAK; from the coding sequence GTGCTAGGACGCACTGATTTACCCATTGCAGCTCACCGCCACAAGATCATCGAGGCGGTGAAAAACAATCAGGTGGTCATCATCGTCGGCGAAACCGGCAGCGGTAAGACCACTCAAACTCCACTCTACTTGGTGGGGGACGGCTTCACCAAAATCGGAGTCACCCAACCCCGTCGTCTGGCCGCTACTTCAGTAGCCGAATATGTCGCCGGACAGCTGGGAACCCGAGTCGGTGAAGATGTCGGCTACAAGATTCGCTTCGACGACCGCACCGCAGAGGGAACCCTGGTCAAATTCATGACCGACGGCATCCTTCTTCAAGAGGCCCGCAACGACCCAAACTTCAGCGCCTACAACGTCTTGGTGCTGGACGAATGTCATGAGCGCAGTCTCAACACCGACTTCTGTCTCGGCCTAGTCAAAAGGGCCTTGGTAGTACGTCCAGAGCTGCGCGTCGTCGTCATGTCGGCGACCATCGATGCGGAAAAGTTTTCGGACTTTTTCAACAGGGCACCCGTTCTCAACGTCGAGGGTCGTATGTATGAGGTCTCGGTCAATTACATTGATCAAAGCTTCAGCAGCAACGCCCGCGACAAGTTCGGCTACGAGTTTCTACCCGAAGGCCTGGCCGCGCTCAAGGTGGCGGAAATCCACCGCTCGGGCAAAGCCGGGGACATCCTCGTCTTCATGACGAGCAAGGCTCAGATCAACCGAGTCATCGAGTTGATTGGTCGATTGGAACTTTCCGGGCTAGTGTGTCTTCCAGCTCATGGTGAGATGTCAGTGGAGGAACAACGGCGCATTTTGGAACCGGCGAATGTCCGCAAGGTCATCGTCGCGACCAACGTGGCCGAAACCTCAATCACCATTGATGGCGTCGTCTACGTCCTCGATTCTGGTCTGATCAACCAGACCAACTTCGATCCAATCACTGGTATCGGCTCGCTCAAGCCGCGCAAGCACAGCAAAGCTGGGCTGGCGCAACGAGCTGGCCGAGCTGGACGGACGCAACCGGGAGTGTGTTGGCGACTCTTTCGCGAGGAAGAATTTGACTACCAACGACCCGACTTTACCGAGCCAGAGATCCAAAGGACGGATCTCTCTGGAGTCGTCTTGCGGATGCTCGGTCTGAGAATCACGCGGCCGGAGGATTTCGAGTTCGTCGACAACCCAAGTTGGGAAAACATCCAGCACGCACTGGAGGCTTTGACCGACTTCGAGGCGATCACCTCGGAAAGGACGCTTACCGAAATCGGGGAGCGCCTGCTCGATCTTCCTTTGGAACCGCGTATCGGCCGCATGATTTTGGCAGCGGAGGACTACGGTTGTGTCGAGGAAATCGTCACCATTGCCGCCGCCCTTTCCGCCAAAGAAATCTTCTTCCGTCCCCAAGACGATAAGAAGTACGAGGCGAAAGAGTCCCAAAGAAAGTTCCTTCACCCGCGCAGCGATCTGCTCACCCGTCTCAACGCCATCTACTGGTACGAACGGGAAGGGCGCAATCGGCAAGTGGCGGAAGCAAACTTCCTCAACAGCCGATCACTGGACGAGATCATCAACATCCGTGACCAGTTGCTGGAGGTCATCGACCGCAGCCCAATCCAATTCAGCCGCCTCGGTTTTCTCGAAAACCGCGACCGCACTGACGAAGAAAGGGCAGTTGCCGACAAAATCTGCAAGGCGATCGCCGCTGGACTGATCCAGAACATCGCCAAGGCAGACTGGAACTACGCTTACCGCATGGCCAAGCGTGGCAGTGTCTTCATTCACCCCGGCAGCGTCCTCTTCCACTTCGGACCAAACCTTCTGGTTTGCGAAAATGTGGTTGAGTCCATCGGCAAGCGGGGAGCAAAGACCTACGCCCGCAACAACACAGCGATCAAGCCGGACTGGATTGTTGAGATCGCTCCGCACATGATTCGCGCTAAGTCTGAGGGCGACCCTTACTGGTCGGCTCAGCATCAGGCCTACGTGGTGACGGAAAGTCTCTATTTCCGCGGCACGGCGATCACGAGTCGCGAAGCTCGAGCGCAAGGACCAGAGGTGGTCGCACGCTTTGCTCGCGATCTGGCCGGTTACCAAAACCTCCACCCTTGTCAAGAGCACAACCGTATCATTCTCAGGGAGCTGGAGCTGATCAACCGCCGTAGTGGAGGAGTAATTTCGACTCCCCTCCCCACCCGACTCGAGACTTTCTATCTTGAAGCTCTCGGAGAAGCAACCAGTGTGGCAGAAACCGAGGACAAAGAGCTCTTTCTGCGAGTCTCCGACTTCGTCGGGGAGCAAGCTTTAACACGTTGGGGCAGCATCTGTCTCGACCCAAGATCTCCTCTGTGGGATCCGAGCCGAGCAGAGAAAGCTGTCCCTATCGTCGAAAAGCTTCGACAGCGGATCCGAGAACTCAAGGACGAACACCTCGAGATTGAGAGGGAACTGCGTACTGACTGGGAAAGCTGGAACGCTTCCCAAACGGAAATAACGCGCACCCGCTCCCAACTTATTCACCTCGAGATTCAGCTGAACGAGACTTTCTTTGAGAAGGAGATCTTTGAAAGTCTCGAGGCGATCGAGGGCAAGCTCCAGAACTATGCTCACCTCAAAGAGCGTAGGGCCACACGCCGTACTGAAGAAGCTCGACGGGAAGACGAAGCGAGAGAAAAGGCCCGGCGAGCAAGCGAAGAAGCCCTAGCCGAGCGCCGAGTGCAAGAAGCAGCGGAGAAGGAGTGGGAGACCTATCTAGCCAACAAAACCCGCCTCGAGGAAGAGTACCGCTCCTACCACGAGTTCGGCCTCTGGTGCTTCAAGCTCGACTTGAAGGGCAACCCTCTTGCCTTCCAAAGAGACAGTGCGACCTACCACTTCGATACGGACAACTTCCTGGCAATTCCGGACGGAGTTTCCGATTATTGGGGTTGTGTCTCGCAAGAGTACACGATCTCTGATCGACCTCACCGGAAAGTCGCCATCCTACTCGAAGTCATGGAAGAACCAGATCACCTACAGGTGACCTCGGCCAAATAG
- the msrA gene encoding peptide-methionine (S)-S-oxide reductase MsrA has product METATLAGGCFWCTEAIFKRLKGVEKIIPGYSGGSVGRPTYYNVSEGRSGHAEAIQIEFDPKVITYEKLLEVFFKLHDPTTLNQQGNDVGTQYRSVIFYHDERQKTAAEKIKKQIEKEKIYSKPLVTEVVAFEKFFKAEDYHLDYYAKNPEQPYCRVIIDPKITKLYKLFAPEIKEKQN; this is encoded by the coding sequence ATGGAAACTGCAACTCTGGCAGGCGGGTGTTTTTGGTGCACCGAGGCTATTTTCAAAAGGCTCAAAGGAGTGGAAAAAATTATTCCGGGCTATTCTGGTGGTAGCGTGGGCCGGCCCACCTACTATAATGTATCTGAAGGCAGGAGCGGGCACGCTGAGGCAATCCAGATAGAATTCGATCCGAAGGTTATCACCTACGAGAAACTGCTTGAAGTTTTTTTCAAACTTCACGATCCCACTACTCTCAACCAACAAGGTAACGATGTTGGGACTCAATACCGCTCGGTGATTTTTTATCACGATGAAAGGCAAAAAACAGCGGCGGAGAAAATAAAAAAACAAATTGAGAAAGAGAAGATCTATTCTAAACCCCTTGTCACTGAGGTTGTCGCCTTTGAAAAATTCTTCAAAGCTGAGGATTACCACTTGGACTACTACGCCAAAAATCCTGAGCAGCCCTACTGTCGAGTCATCATCGATCCGAAGATAACGAAGCTGTATAAACTTTTCGCTCCCGAAATCAAAGAGAAGCAAAATTAG
- a CDS encoding CapA family protein, with translation MVKILPGRKSNLALWVLIILTSTALAVFFFVFKKTATAPMLSPNSDSSSSAKVATKAEPKPPDLTLENIFAGQPVSLSDLDQSKIVTLIATGDVIPARGANYPPVKSGNFHYNWEKTRAFLKAGDITLINLEAPIIKGCPLISTGFTFCGDSRHIQGIVWAGVDVASLANNHIGNFGSEGISETIEILERAKVEYSGFGHLGRKKVKGVSFGFLAYNGIGVKIDRAALASEIKKAKPKVDILVVSVHWGKEYESLPMTDGNIAPDDPVELGHLMIDSGADLVVGNHPHWVQGVEIYQPKGLPSASAKGKLITYAHGNFIFDQTWSAETQEGVVGTYSFYKGELVRVHYTPIKVGIKYQPFFATGKTATKILKQMVDSSKKLAK, from the coding sequence ATGGTCAAGATATTGCCTGGAAGAAAAAGTAACCTTGCCCTCTGGGTTTTAATTATTTTAACTTCTACTGCTCTAGCGGTTTTCTTTTTCGTTTTTAAAAAAACTGCCACCGCTCCCATGCTGAGCCCAAATAGCGATTCTTCTAGTTCGGCTAAAGTCGCCACCAAGGCAGAGCCAAAACCACCTGATTTAACTTTGGAAAACATTTTTGCGGGGCAACCTGTTTCTTTGTCTGATCTTGACCAAAGTAAAATTGTTACCCTGATTGCCACTGGTGATGTCATTCCGGCACGCGGGGCCAACTATCCACCGGTTAAATCAGGCAATTTTCACTACAACTGGGAAAAGACCCGCGCTTTTCTCAAAGCAGGGGACATCACTTTGATCAACCTTGAAGCGCCAATCATCAAAGGTTGTCCTTTGATCAGTACTGGTTTTACTTTCTGCGGTGACAGCCGCCATATACAAGGAATAGTCTGGGCCGGGGTCGATGTTGCTAGCCTAGCCAACAACCACATTGGCAATTTTGGCTCCGAAGGTATCAGCGAAACGATTGAAATTTTAGAAAGGGCCAAGGTTGAGTATTCCGGCTTTGGGCACCTGGGAAGAAAGAAAGTCAAAGGAGTCAGCTTTGGTTTCCTTGCCTACAACGGCATCGGGGTCAAAATTGATCGAGCTGCCCTGGCCTCTGAAATAAAAAAAGCCAAACCAAAAGTTGATATCCTAGTCGTCTCCGTTCATTGGGGCAAAGAGTATGAGTCTCTACCCATGACAGATGGCAACATTGCCCCAGATGACCCAGTTGAGCTGGGACACCTGATGATTGATTCCGGCGCTGACCTAGTGGTCGGCAACCACCCCCATTGGGTTCAGGGAGTGGAAATTTACCAACCGAAAGGTTTGCCCAGCGCAAGCGCTAAAGGCAAGCTCATCACCTATGCTCATGGCAATTTTATTTTTGACCAAACCTGGTCAGCAGAAACCCAAGAAGGGGTAGTGGGAACTTATTCCTTTTATAAGGGTGAGCTAGTTCGTGTTCACTACACTCCGATCAAGGTTGGCATCAAATACCAGCCCTTTTTTGCCACTGGTAAAACTGCTACTAAAATCCTCAAACAGATGGTGGACTCTTCGAAAAAACTAGCCAAATAG